The following proteins come from a genomic window of Chryseobacterium glaciei:
- a CDS encoding OmpA family protein → MKLSLAIAVLALAFPSAISAQDSTAVSSNGKYPNTFSSGSANVSPFTQKSKRFNDWAVSIGAGVPLVQSADLTSIKNGNGKNLFGYSAYISIDKAITHAFGINLQYDRGETRQGWFNTKDTAPANASKYQQVAGRTQYDAISILGDINFSNLLRRVDNHSPYRWALHGYAGIGTLAYKAYQKDETGQKLMTEIKPFKLGSFFGQAGAGLKFKVNRRLDIEGRLMYVMTGDDEFDGGGAQYSAINQREEQVSDNFFNATLGISLKLGKHESHLMWHDPLQEIYYKLDVLANKNQDIEVCKKGDADNDGVCDDWDRQLDTPAGARVDGAGVALDTDLDGVIDLYDKCVTVPGPVDNNGCPVKKDNTVTATAVEQELKNVYFNFNKATIRPESNERLDQAAKIIKENDGKYLLTGHTDIKGNAGYNLKLSQERAAAVVVALETRGVSADVLKSKGVGSAEATIPATASDAERLADRKVTVKAIEDAGEWNSIQKKDYTDTPTAKKAVKKAPAKKKKK, encoded by the coding sequence ATGAAATTAAGTTTAGCAATTGCTGTACTAGCATTAGCCTTTCCCTCGGCTATTAGTGCACAAGACTCAACGGCAGTTTCTTCAAACGGAAAATATCCCAATACGTTTTCTTCCGGCTCTGCTAATGTTTCTCCATTTACGCAAAAATCTAAGCGATTTAACGATTGGGCAGTATCAATTGGTGCCGGAGTACCTTTGGTTCAATCTGCAGATTTAACATCAATTAAAAACGGTAACGGTAAAAATCTTTTTGGATATTCTGCTTACATTAGTATTGATAAAGCGATTACTCATGCTTTTGGTATTAACCTTCAGTATGACAGAGGAGAAACAAGACAAGGATGGTTTAATACTAAGGATACTGCCCCTGCAAATGCTTCAAAATATCAGCAAGTAGCAGGTAGAACTCAGTATGATGCAATCTCTATCTTAGGAGATATCAACTTCTCAAACTTATTAAGAAGAGTTGATAACCATTCTCCATACAGATGGGCATTACACGGGTATGCGGGTATTGGTACTTTAGCATACAAGGCTTATCAAAAAGATGAGACTGGACAAAAATTAATGACTGAAATCAAGCCTTTCAAATTAGGTTCATTCTTCGGTCAGGCTGGTGCTGGTCTTAAATTTAAAGTTAACAGAAGATTAGATATCGAAGGTAGACTAATGTATGTGATGACTGGTGATGATGAGTTTGATGGTGGAGGTGCACAATACAGTGCTATCAACCAACGTGAAGAACAAGTTTCTGATAACTTCTTCAACGCTACTTTAGGGATCTCTTTAAAGTTAGGAAAACACGAATCTCACTTAATGTGGCACGACCCATTGCAGGAAATCTATTATAAATTAGATGTATTGGCTAACAAAAACCAGGATATCGAAGTTTGTAAAAAAGGAGATGCTGATAATGACGGTGTTTGCGACGATTGGGACAGACAACTTGATACTCCTGCTGGTGCAAGAGTTGATGGTGCTGGTGTAGCTCTTGATACAGATTTAGATGGAGTAATCGATCTTTACGATAAGTGTGTAACTGTTCCTGGACCTGTTGATAATAACGGTTGTCCTGTGAAAAAAGATAACACTGTAACTGCTACGGCGGTAGAACAGGAACTAAAGAATGTATACTTTAATTTCAATAAAGCTACTATCAGACCAGAATCTAATGAAAGACTGGATCAGGCAGCTAAGATTATTAAAGAAAATGACGGTAAATATTTACTGACAGGACATACTGATATTAAAGGAAATGCAGGTTACAATTTAAAACTTTCTCAGGAAAGAGCTGCGGCTGTTGTTGTAGCTTTAGAAACAAGAGGAGTTTCTGCAGATGTACTTAAATCTAAAGGTGTAGGTTCTGCTGAAGCAACAATCCCTGCGACTGCTTCTGATGCAGAAAGATTAGCTGATAGAAAAGTTACAGTAAAAGCTATAGAGGATGCGGGTGAGTGGAATTCTATTCAAAAGAAAGATTACACTGACACTCCTACTGCAAAAAAAGCAGTTAAAAAAGCTCCTGCTAAAAAGAAGAAAAAGTAA
- a CDS encoding flagellar motor protein MotB, translating into MKLGLLLLAALPIATYAQDSIAVSSSSEYPNTFSSGSANVQTFDNKARRFNDWSISVGGGAAFMTQSDLTSFYDKKVNWGYNSYVSIDKQITHTFGLSIIYQRGETNQKAMLDGVPGQLAGVGVAKTKYNQVALLGDVNFSNILRRVDNHSTYRWALHGYGGIGLMNYNTSLHDNNEYRWSTTPARIPLFIDQKLDINSIYYQFGLGLKYNVSKLIDIEARTMYIISGDDEFDGGGWASPNDYNPNSTVSRYNTINDRRSDNMWTVNLGVSFKLGKHMSHLAWHDPLQEAYYRTNVLENASTDFVVCEKGDNDNDGVCDDWDRELNTPAGARVDGAGVALDMDLDGVIDLYDKCVTVPGPAENNGCPTK; encoded by the coding sequence ATGAAATTAGGTTTATTATTATTGGCCGCTTTGCCTATTGCTACTTATGCTCAGGACAGTATCGCCGTTAGTTCCTCTAGCGAATACCCGAATACTTTTTCCTCAGGTTCTGCCAATGTCCAAACTTTCGACAACAAGGCTAGAAGATTTAACGACTGGAGTATTTCAGTTGGTGGAGGTGCAGCATTTATGACTCAATCAGATCTTACGTCATTTTATGACAAAAAGGTTAATTGGGGTTATAACAGTTACGTAAGTATAGACAAGCAGATCACACACACTTTCGGTTTAAGCATTATTTACCAAAGAGGTGAAACAAATCAAAAAGCTATGTTGGACGGTGTACCCGGACAATTAGCTGGTGTAGGAGTTGCAAAAACCAAGTATAACCAAGTTGCTTTATTAGGAGATGTTAACTTTTCAAATATTTTGAGAAGAGTTGATAATCATTCTACTTACAGATGGGCATTACATGGTTATGGAGGTATTGGACTCATGAACTATAACACATCTTTACACGACAACAACGAGTACAGATGGAGTACGACTCCCGCAAGAATTCCTTTGTTTATTGATCAGAAACTTGACATTAACTCAATTTACTATCAGTTTGGTTTAGGTTTGAAATATAATGTTTCAAAACTTATTGACATCGAAGCTAGAACAATGTACATCATCAGTGGTGATGACGAGTTCGACGGTGGTGGATGGGCTAGTCCAAACGACTACAATCCTAACTCTACAGTTTCGAGATACAACACGATCAATGATAGAAGATCTGATAATATGTGGACAGTTAATTTAGGTGTATCATTTAAATTAGGTAAACATATGTCTCACTTAGCTTGGCATGATCCTTTACAGGAAGCTTACTACAGAACAAATGTTCTTGAAAATGCTTCAACAGATTTTGTTGTTTGTGAAAAAGGTGATAATGACAATGACGGAGTTTGCGATGACTGGGATAGAGAGCTTAATACTCCTGCTGGTGCAAGAGTAGATGGTGCCGGTGTTGCTTTAGACATGGATCTTGATGGTGTTATCGACTTATACGATAAGTGTGTAACTGTACCTGGTCCTGCAGAAAACAATGGTTGTCCTACTAAATAA
- the folK gene encoding 2-amino-4-hydroxy-6-hydroxymethyldihydropteridine diphosphokinase → MSQHKVVLLLGSNIGDKKKNLQEALEHIKKGGNDILKISEFLTSEPVEFVSSNIFCNIASIIFTHLSPIQLLDFIKSIEVEMGRVNDSKVSGGYADRIIDIDIVKYDELKFTSERLEVPHQKHLFEREFSRILLKDFF, encoded by the coding sequence ATGTCGCAGCATAAGGTAGTTTTGTTACTGGGAAGTAACATTGGAGACAAAAAAAAAAATTTACAAGAAGCCCTAGAACACATTAAAAAAGGAGGTAATGATATATTAAAAATTAGTGAATTTTTAACATCTGAGCCTGTAGAATTTGTTAGTTCCAATATTTTTTGTAATATTGCATCAATTATATTCACACATCTTTCACCAATTCAGCTACTTGATTTTATTAAAAGTATTGAAGTTGAGATGGGAAGAGTTAACGATTCAAAGGTTTCAGGAGGCTATGCCGACAGAATAATAGATATTGACATCGTTAAATATGATGAATTGAAATTCACATCAGAAAGGTTAGAAGTCCCTCATCAGAAACATCTTTTTGAACGGGAATTCTCTAGAATATTATTAAAAGATTTTTTTTAA
- the sppA gene encoding signal peptide peptidase SppA yields MKSFFKNVLANIVAIVILCVVFFFFFIIMLVFSAMGSDKSVEVKKNSVLTINLKTNIIDSPTEEQTGIFNINNQNKSVLIYDAIEAINKAKTDDNIKGISIEADDLHAGITQIDDLRNAIQDFKKSGKFVYAYGNAVSQASYYLGSVADQYYLNPSGMIELKGLATEVTFFKDFADKYGIGIEVIRHGKFKSAVEPFLRNDISPENKEQLGTLLNDIWKNTSTRIAASRKIDTAQFRTVVDSLYGMIPELGLKHKLADKLIQKTEYDELIKSKLSLKEKNKLNKISLGKYIASYSEDDKSGDKVAVLYASGSINNGDGYNDIYSDKYVKYIKELQENDKVKAVVLRINSPGGSANASDEILFELQQLKKKKPLVVSFGDYAASGGYYIAMAADKIYSEPNTLTGSIGVFGVIPYFKDLANKNGVRSDIVATNANSMYYSSLNGVSPYGVSMITRSVEGTYKRFVHFVTKNRKQTFEQIDSIGGGRVWSGTRAKQIGLVDELGTLNDAIKFAAQKAGLKSSYNVASFPKKMTPFEQIFNDLNEDEISAKIIKSKIGKANYEILNQITNEKLQSEVKMEMPYQIKID; encoded by the coding sequence ATGAAAAGTTTTTTTAAAAATGTACTGGCAAATATAGTGGCAATTGTGATACTATGTGTCGTATTTTTCTTCTTTTTCATTATAATGCTTGTGTTTAGCGCAATGGGAAGTGACAAATCTGTAGAGGTGAAAAAGAACTCGGTCTTAACTATTAATTTAAAAACAAATATAATAGATAGCCCTACGGAAGAACAAACCGGAATATTTAATATTAATAATCAAAACAAAAGCGTTTTGATTTATGATGCTATCGAAGCCATCAACAAAGCAAAAACTGATGATAATATTAAAGGTATAAGTATTGAAGCTGATGATCTTCATGCCGGGATTACTCAGATAGATGATCTGAGAAATGCGATTCAGGATTTTAAAAAGAGCGGGAAATTTGTGTATGCTTATGGTAATGCGGTTTCTCAGGCTTCTTATTATTTAGGATCTGTTGCTGATCAATATTATCTGAATCCATCAGGGATGATCGAACTTAAAGGTCTTGCGACAGAAGTTACTTTCTTCAAAGATTTTGCAGATAAATATGGAATTGGTATTGAAGTTATTCGTCACGGTAAATTTAAATCTGCTGTTGAACCGTTTTTAAGAAACGATATTTCTCCTGAAAATAAGGAACAACTAGGTACTCTTTTAAATGATATCTGGAAAAATACTTCTACAAGAATTGCAGCTTCAAGAAAAATTGATACTGCACAATTCAGAACGGTTGTTGACAGTTTATATGGTATGATTCCTGAATTGGGATTGAAACACAAGCTTGCGGATAAATTAATTCAAAAAACAGAATATGATGAATTAATTAAATCAAAATTAAGTTTAAAAGAGAAAAATAAATTAAATAAGATCTCTTTAGGTAAATATATTGCTTCATATTCTGAAGACGATAAATCGGGAGATAAAGTTGCTGTTTTGTATGCATCGGGATCAATTAATAACGGAGACGGATACAACGATATTTATTCTGATAAGTATGTGAAGTACATCAAAGAACTACAGGAAAATGATAAAGTAAAAGCTGTTGTTTTAAGGATTAATTCTCCTGGAGGAAGTGCAAATGCTTCTGACGAGATTTTATTTGAGCTTCAACAGTTAAAAAAGAAAAAACCGCTTGTTGTTTCTTTTGGTGATTACGCGGCATCTGGAGGTTACTATATCGCAATGGCAGCCGACAAAATTTATTCTGAGCCAAATACATTAACGGGATCGATCGGAGTTTTCGGAGTTATACCTTACTTTAAAGATCTTGCCAATAAAAATGGAGTACGTTCTGATATTGTTGCTACCAACGCGAATTCTATGTATTACTCTTCTTTAAATGGAGTGAGTCCTTATGGAGTAAGTATGATTACAAGAAGTGTTGAAGGAACGTATAAAAGATTTGTACACTTCGTTACGAAAAATAGAAAACAGACTTTCGAGCAGATCGATTCGATCGGTGGAGGTAGAGTATGGAGTGGAACAAGAGCTAAACAGATTGGTTTGGTGGATGAATTGGGAACTTTAAACGATGCGATTAAATTTGCTGCACAAAAAGCAGGTTTGAAATCATCTTATAATGTTGCTTCTTTTCCTAAAAAGATGACTCCATTTGAGCAAATCTTTAATGATCTTAATGAAGACGAAATCTCTGCGAAGATCATTAAAAGTAAAATTGGTAAAGCAAACTATGAAATTTTGAATCAGATCACGAACGAAAAGTTACAGTCTGAGGTGAAAATGGAAATGCCTTATCAGATTAAAATAGACTAA
- a CDS encoding GlsB/YeaQ/YmgE family stress response membrane protein — protein MGILTWIIFGLIAGAIAKLIMPGTQGGGWLMTIILGIVGAFVGGFIGSFLGWGTTDSFDFRSMLLAVGGALVVLWVYGMATKKS, from the coding sequence ATGGGAATTTTAACTTGGATCATTTTTGGTCTTATTGCAGGAGCAATTGCAAAATTAATTATGCCTGGAACACAAGGCGGAGGTTGGTTAATGACCATCATCTTAGGAATTGTTGGAGCTTTCGTAGGAGGATTTATAGGTAGCTTTTTAGGATGGGGAACTACAGACAGTTTCGATTTCAGAAGTATGCTATTGGCTGTAGGAGGAGCGTTGGTCGTTCTTTGGGTCTACGGAATGGCTACGAAGAAAAGCTAG
- the ftsY gene encoding signal recognition particle-docking protein FtsY, which translates to MSWFKNIFKKEEKETLDKGLEKSSQGFFEKITKAVVGKSTVDDEVLDNLEEILIASDVGASTTIKIIERIEERVARDKYVNVSELDNILREEISGLLLENPHAGTGNIDTSKKPYVIMVVGVNGVGKTTTIGKLAHQFKSEGKKVVLGAADTFRAAAVEQLTIWSERVGVPIVKQEMGSDPASVAFDTVQSAQAQGADVVIIDTAGRLHNKINLMNELSKIKRVMQKVIPDAPHEILLVLDGSTGQNAFEQAKQFTAATEVNALAVTKLDGTAKGGVVIGISDQFQIPVKYIGVGEKMQDLQLFNGTEFVDSFFKKR; encoded by the coding sequence ATGAGTTGGTTTAAAAATATTTTCAAAAAAGAAGAAAAGGAAACTTTAGATAAAGGATTGGAAAAATCCAGTCAGGGGTTTTTCGAAAAAATAACAAAAGCCGTAGTCGGTAAAAGCACAGTAGATGATGAAGTTCTGGATAATCTGGAGGAAATACTTATTGCATCAGACGTAGGCGCATCCACTACCATCAAGATTATAGAAAGAATTGAAGAGCGTGTAGCCAGAGATAAATATGTAAATGTAAGTGAGCTTGATAATATTCTTCGTGAAGAAATTTCAGGATTATTGCTTGAAAATCCTCACGCAGGAACAGGAAATATTGATACTTCAAAAAAACCTTATGTAATAATGGTTGTCGGCGTAAACGGTGTAGGAAAAACAACTACAATCGGAAAATTAGCGCATCAATTTAAATCAGAAGGTAAAAAAGTAGTTTTAGGAGCTGCAGATACATTTAGAGCTGCTGCTGTTGAGCAATTAACGATTTGGAGTGAAAGAGTTGGTGTTCCGATCGTAAAGCAGGAAATGGGGTCTGACCCGGCTTCTGTTGCCTTTGATACGGTACAAAGTGCCCAAGCTCAGGGAGCAGATGTTGTTATCATTGATACAGCAGGAAGACTTCACAATAAAATCAACTTAATGAACGAGCTTTCAAAGATCAAAAGAGTAATGCAGAAGGTTATTCCTGATGCTCCTCATGAGATCTTACTGGTTCTTGACGGTTCTACCGGACAAAACGCTTTCGAACAGGCTAAACAGTTTACAGCAGCTACTGAAGTTAATGCTTTGGCAGTGACAAAACTAGACGGTACAGCTAAAGGAGGTGTTGTGATCGGGATTTCTGATCAGTTTCAGATTCCGGTAAAATATATTGGCGTTGGAGAGAAGATGCAAGATTTGCAATTGTTTAATGGTACAGAATTTGTAGATTCTTTTTTCAAGAAGAGGTGA
- a CDS encoding DUF4295 family protein — translation MAKKVVATLQSGQSKKMTKVVKMVKSSKSDAYVFEEKVMNADEVDAYLKK, via the coding sequence ATGGCAAAGAAAGTAGTAGCAACCCTACAAAGCGGACAGTCTAAAAAAATGACTAAAGTTGTGAAAATGGTGAAGTCATCTAAATCAGATGCTTACGTTTTCGAAGAAAAAGTAATGAATGCAGACGAAGTGGATGCTTATTTGAAAAAATAA
- the rpmG gene encoding 50S ribosomal protein L33, whose translation MAKKGNRVQVILECTEHKESGMPGMSRYISTKNKKNTTERLELKKYNPVLKRSTLHKEIK comes from the coding sequence ATGGCAAAAAAAGGAAACAGAGTTCAAGTAATTCTTGAATGTACAGAGCACAAAGAAAGTGGTATGCCAGGAATGTCTAGATACATTTCTACAAAAAACAAAAAGAACACTACAGAGAGATTGGAATTGAAAAAATACAATCCTGTTCTTAAGAGATCTACCCTTCACAAAGAAATCAAGTAA